In Bradysia coprophila strain Holo2 unplaced genomic scaffold, BU_Bcop_v1 contig_24, whole genome shotgun sequence, one genomic interval encodes:
- the LOC119077836 gene encoding G-protein coupled receptor 52-like encodes MELSNSTLVDFTKTAIILVSGIAIVISNVLIIVAIRNFREAAHCYLLSLAVADLLCGLFIVPLSVYPSITGKWEYGSLACNFVGYLEVILWSVTIYTLMWISFDRYLAISRPLHYQQIQTKTRCQCWLALTWILSALLCCPPLLSYREPIFDDRAFICKLDWEQMPGYSVTAAILVLGPSIPLIIHSLLHIFFIERRLSVEPIHDRVHVQASAKYLAEPSHKMAFALVAMFCVSWCPFIFVRMFELCFGKVDTPILSFSIVWLGALNSFWKVFIISATSPQIRSALRGFCLPTFCMTEERTQDVSIGLDPLE; translated from the exons ATGGAACTCTCCAACTCAACACTGGTGGACTTTACTAAGACCGCCATAATACTTGTCTCGGGCATAGCTATAGTAATCTCGAATGTGCTTATTATAGTGGCAATTCGTAATTTTCGAG AAGCCGCCCATTGTTATTTGTTATCACTAGCTGTAGCTGATCTGCTATGCGGTTTATTCATAGTTCCTCTGTCGGTGTATCCCTCAATAACAGGAAAATGGGAGTACGGCTCTCTGGCATGCAATTTTGTGGGTTATCTCGAAGTTATACTGTGGTCAGTTACCATTTACACATTGATGTGGATATCGTTCGATAGATACCTTGCTATTAGCAGACCTCTACATTATCAacaaattcaaacgaaaactAG GTGCCAATGTTGGCTGGCATTGACATGGATATTATCAGCGTTACTCTGTTGTCCACCATTACTCAGCTACCGTGAGCCTATTTTTGACGACAGAGCATTTATCTGCAAACTAGATTGGGAACAAATGCCTGGTTACAGTGTAACGGCTGCAATTCTAGTTCTCGGTCCCAGCATTCCTCTGATAATTCACAGTTTGCTGCACATATTCTTCATCGAACGAAGATTATCGGTTGAACCTATTCATGACCGAGTACATGTGCAGGCATCGGCTAAATATCTAGCTGAACCCAGTCACAAAATGGCATTCGCGTTGGTTGCAATGTTTTGTGTGTCGTGGTGTCCGTTCATTTTTGTGCGAATGTTCGAACTATGTTTTGGCAAGGTTGACACGCCAATTTTAAGCTTCAGCATTGTTTGGCTGGGCGCATTGAATTCATTCTGGAAAGTGTTCATCATTTCGGCGACGTCTCCGCAGATTCGATCGGCATTGAGGGGATTTTGTCTGCCCACATTTTGCATGACAGAGGAACGAACACAAGACGTGTCGATTGGTTTAGATCCGCTTGAATGA